In Rhodoferax sediminis, the sequence AGGTGTCCGGGGCAATCGTGGCCCTGAATGTCAGCGCTGGCGAGCGGGTTCGGGCGGGGCAGGAGTTGCTGCGCATCGACGCCCGGGCCGCGGCCGAGCTGGCCGCCGCGAGTGCGGCGCAGGCGCGCGCCGCGCAGGCCGCCCTGAGCGTGGCGTCCGCGGACTATGAGCGGCAAAAGCAGCTGTTTCAGAAACAGTACATCAGCCAGTCCGCGCTGGACCGCGCCCAAGGCCAGTTTCAGGCGGCGCGGGCCCAAGTGCAGGCCTTGCAGGCGCAGGCCAGCGCAACCCACACGCAATCGGGGTTTTTCGTCGTCACCGCCCCTTATGCGGGCGTGGTCAGCGCGGTACCGGTCGCGCTGGGTGACATGGCCACACCCGGCCGTCCGCTGGTGACCCTGTATGACCCCTCGGCGTTGCGTGTAACGGCCGCCATACCTCAATCGGCGCTGCAAGGGGTTCCCGATGGCAAAAGCCTGCGGCTCGAGCTCCCCGGTGCACCGGTCGGCCAAGGTCTGCTTGAGCCCGGTCCGGTGCAGATTCTGCCGGCGGCCGATGCGGCCACCCACACGTTGCAGGTGCGACTCGATGTGCCTGCGGGCGTCAAGGGCTTGGTGCCCGGCATGTTCGCACGGGTGTGGCTGCCCGTCGCCGCGGCGAGCAGCGGGGGCGGCCGCCTGTATATTCCCGCGAGCGCCGTGGTTCGGCGCGCGGAGATGACCGGGCTGTATGTCATCGGCGCCAATGGACGCCCGCTGCTGCGACAAATCCGGGTGGGACCGCTTGACGGCGACCGCATCGAGGTGCTGAGCGGCGTGCAAAAAGGCGAAAGGATCGCCGCCGATCCACAGGCGGCAGCCAGGGTGCGCTGACATGACCGCGCCATCCGTCATGGGTATCGCCGGCCGCCTTGCCGCACGTTTCCAGAACGCGAAGATCACGCCGCTGCTGGCGCTGGTGGCGTTGCTGCTCGGCTTTTTTGCCGTGCTGGTGACGCCGCGCGAGGAAGAGCCCCAAATCAACGTGACCATGGCCAATGTGTTGATTCCATTTCCGGGCGCGGCGGTGACCGATGTGGAGCAGATGGTGGCGGCGCCGGCCGAACAGGTCTTGTCCCAGATGGTGGGCGTTGAGCATGTGATGTCGGTGTCGCAGCCGGGCCTGGCGGTGCTCACCGTGCAATTCAAGGTCGGGGTGCCGCGCACCGAGGCGCTGGTGCGTCTTTACGACACCATCAATTCGAATGCGGACTGGCTGCCCAAGGGACTGGGTGTGCTCGATCCGATCATCAAGCCCAAGGGCATCGACGATGTGCCCATCGTCACCCTCACGCTGTTCAGCAAAAACCCCGCCACTGGCGCCTTCGACCTGGAGCGTGTGGCGCACAGCATTGAGTCGGACCTCAAACGTGTGCCGGGCACGCGCGAGGTGACGACCGTGGGCGGACCGGGGCGCGCGGTGCTGGTCGAGATGGATCCGGCGCGCATGACGGGCGCCGGCGTCACGGTACCCGACCTGCGTCAGGCACTGCAGTCGGCCAACCCCGGGTTGCCGATCGGGGATCTGATCACTGGCAACCGTGCGGTCGCCATCGACGCGGGCCCATTCCTGCGCCAGGCCAGCGAGGTGGCAGATCTGGTGGTTGGCGTGCACGGCGGTAAACCCGTGTTTCTGCGTGACGTGGCCAGCGTGCGCGACGGACCCTTGCCGCCGAATCGCTACGTCTGGTATGGCTCGGCCGCCAAAGACGGGAAAGCGGCGGCCGAATATCCAGCGGTCACGATAGCGATCACCAAAAAGGCGGGAGAAAACGCCATCGACGTGGCCGATGCGTTGATGCGCCGTGTCGAGGTCCTGCGCAACACGGTGATTCCGGCGGACGTGACCGTGGCCGAGACGCGCAACTATGGTGCCACGGCGAACGACAAGGCTGAAAAACTCATTCACAAGCTGCTGTTCGTGACCGCGCTGGTCGTGGCGCTGGTCTTCGTCGCGCTGGGCTGGCGTGAAGCGGCCATCGTCGGCAGCGCTGTGGTTCTGACACTGACGGTGACGCTGTTTGCCTCCTGGGCCTGGGGCTTCACGCTGAATCGGGTCTCGCTGTTCGCCCTGATCTTCTCGATCGGCATTCTGGTCGATGACGCCATCGTGGTGGTCGAAAACATTCACCGGCATCAGCAACAGTGCCCTGGAACGCCGCTCGCCGAGATCATCCCCGGCGCGGTCGATGAAGTCGGCGGTCCCACCATTCTCGCCACGCTGACGGTGATTGCCGCGCTGCTGCCGATGGCCTTCGTGTCCGGCCTGATGGGCCCCTACATGAGTCCGATCCCGATCAACGCCAGCATGGGCATGGCGCTGTCGCTGGCGATTGCCTTTACCGTCACGCCCTGGCTCGCGCGGCTGTGGCTGAAACCCACGCCGCCAGCCCCCGCGCAGGGTGAAGGGAGCCGCACTGTCGCCATGCATGCGGCCGGACAGGGCCTTGCAGCCCGGCTTGGCCCGCTGTTCGATCGGCTGTTCCGGCCCTTGCTCGACGACGCGCGCGGCTCGCGCCATCGACGCCGGCTTGCACTGGGCATTGCGCTGCTCATCGTGGCCTCGCTGGCGCTGCCCGCCACCAAACTGGTGCTGCTCAAGATGCTGCCTTTCGACAACAAGTCCGAGTTCCAGGTCATTGTGGACATGCCGGCTGGCACGCCGGTCGAGCAGACCGCGGCCGTACTGCACGAGCTGGGTGCCTACCTGGCCACGGTGCCCGAGGTGACCGACTACCAGGCCTACGCCGGCACCGCCGCACCGATCAATTTCAACGGTCTTGTGCGCCAATACTATCTGCGCAGCGGCGGCAACGTCGGGGACTTGCAGGTGAACCTGCTCGACAAGCAGTTGCGCAAGGAGCAAAGCCACGAGATAGCCACCCGCGTGCGTGCGGCGCTGCAGAAGATTGGACGGCAGTTTGGCGCCAACGTGAAGGTGGTTGAAGTCCCGCCGGGACCGCCGGTGCTCTCGCCGATCGTGGCCGAAATCTACGGGGCCGATGCCGGGGGCCGGCGCGAAGTCGCGAAGGCTGTGCGCGCCGTATTCGAGAAAACACCGGGGCTGGTTGATGTGGACGACAGCAGCATCGCGGTGGCCCCCAGGACGCTGCTGTTGGTGGAGCGCAGAAAAGCGGCGGTGCTGGGTGTGCCGCAGCAGGCGATCGTGGCCACGCTGCACGCCGGCCTGAGCGGCGAGGCAGCGACGTACCTGCACGACCAAAGCAAGTACCCGGCCGCCGCGATGCTCGAATTGCCCCCCGATCGCCAGGGCGACCTGAACACACTGCTGCAGCTCTCGGTACGCGGCGCCTCGGGCCAGCTGGTGCCGATCCGCGAGCTTGTCACGGTCACCGACACGGCGCGTGAACAGCCCGTTTATCACAAGGACCTGCTGCCCGTGAACTACGTTGTCGGCGACATGGCCGGCAAGGTCGACAGCCCCCTGTACGGTGTGTTTGCGATGCGCCGTGAACTGGCGAAAATCGTGACCCCGGGTGGTGGCCGGCTCGTCGAATATTTCATTCACCAGCCGCAAGACGCGTATCGCGACTACGCCCTCAAATGGGACGGCGAATCGCAAATCACCTACGAGACATTTCGCGACATGGGCGCGGCCTATGCCGTCGGGCTGATTCTGATCTATCTGCTGGTGGTGGCGCAGTTCGGCTCGTACCTGACGCCGCTGATCATCATGGCGCCGATTCCCCTGACGCTCATCGGCGTGATGCCCGGCCACGCCCTGCTCGGCGCGCAGTTCACCGCGACCAGCATGATCGGCATGATTGCACTGGCCGGCATCATTGTGCGCAACTCGATCCTGCTGGTCGATTTCATCAATTTGCAAGTGCGCGAGGGCGTACCTTTCAAACGAGCCGTGGTGCATTCCGCCACCGTGCGGGCGCAACCGATTTTGCTGACCGGGTTGGCCGCCATGCTCGGCGCCTTCTTCATCCTCGATGACCCGATCTTCAACGGGCTGGCAATCTCGCTGATCTTTGGCATCCTGGTCTCCACCGTGCTCACGCTGGTGGTGATCCCGACACTGTACTACGCGGCTTATCACCGCGTCTTTCAGCCAACCTCGCCAGCCCCTGGCGATTCCCCCACCCCACCTCAAGGAGTTTCATCATGACCTCATGGCAACTTGTGCGCCTGTTTGCGGGCGCATTTATTCTGCTTTCCCTCGCGCTGGGCATTCCAGGCAGCCCGATCTTTGTGAGTCAGTGGTGGCTTGCATTCACCGCGTTCGTGGGAGCCAACCTGCTGCAAAGCGCCTTCACGAAGTGGTGCATGCTCGAGATGATCCTGCGCAAGCTGGGCGCAACGTCCGGCAATTGAGACGCGGTGCGATGAAGCCGCTCAACGCACTGGCCGCTGCCGCCATGACCATCGTCATGGCCGGCGCGCCGCTGGCGGCCCGGGCCACCGATCTGCTCGATGTCTGGCATGCCGCCAGTGTGCATGATCCGGACGTCGCCATCGCGCAGTCTGCGCGCGAGGCCGGCGAAGCGCGCCGCGCACAGGCCTCGGCCTTGTGGCGGCCAACGGTGACCCTCAGTGGCAACGTGGCCCGCACGAGTGCAAACACCAGCACGGCGGGCGCCAACTTTTCCGCACCCGCCTTCGGCCAGTCCAACGGCGTGGCCTTCAACACCTCGATCAACGACGGCAACGCCAGCGGCTGGACACTCGAGGCCCGCCAGCCGCTGATCAGCCGCGAGCGACAGGCCCAGTCGCAACAACTGGATATCTCGGCGGATGCCGCCGATCTGGAGTGGCAGTCGAGCCGACAGGACTTGATGTTGCACACGGTACAACGCTATTTCGATGTGATCCTGGCACAGCGCAAACTGGATCTCCTGACGCGGCAGCACAGCGCGGTCGAGAGGGCGTGGGCGCAGGCAAAGGACCGTTTCGCGATAGGCGATGCGCCAGTCACGGACACCTACGAAGCATCGGCCCGTGCCGAAAGTCTGCGCGCGCAGGTGCTCGCCGCCGACAACGAACTTCAGCTCGCACGGACGGCGCTGTCCGATGCCACCGGCCTGGTGTCTCCGTCGCTTCAGATGCTGTCTCCCGGTGGCAGCGCCGTGCCCGGAGCATTGCCACCGCTGGCCCACTGGCTGGCACTGGCGGCGGACAGCAACCCCCAGCTGCGCCTGCAGTTGGCCAAGGCTCAGGCCGCCCGGGAGGAGACCGTCAAACTCAGCGCCGCCGCCTCAGCGAAGCTGGACCTTGTGGCGCAGGCTGGGGAGCAACGCCTGCGCGGCAGCGGCGACTTTGGCCCGGCCAGCAACACCACCCGCCAGGCGATGATCGGTGTGCAGTTGACCGTCCCGCTTTACACCGGCGGCTATCGCAGCGCGCGCCAGGCGGAAGCGCTGCACCTGGAGGACAAGGCGCTGGCCGAAGTGGACCGGACACGTCAGCAGATCAGCCAGCAAACACGGGCGGCCTGGCTCGGGCTGCAGGCGGGCAGTGCACGTATCAGCGCGCTGACTGAGTCACTCAAGGCGAGCCAGTCCCGGCTGGACGCGACACAACTCGGCCGTCAGGTCGGTGACCGCACCACGCTGGATCTGCTGAACGCCGAAAGCGACGCGAGCAATGCGGAGCTGGCGCTGCTGCAGGCCAGGGTGGACCTGCTGCTGAACCAGTTGCGCTTGCAGGCGCTGGCCGGTCAGCTCGATGAGGCCCGACTCGAGGCAGTGAACACCCTGCTGCAGCGCTGAGCAAGATCGATACGCCGGACAGACGAAAAGGTTTATTCACCGAAAGGAGACAACCATGGCTCATATCATCATCCTGGGCGCCGGCACCGGCGGCATGCCCGCAGCGTATGAATTGCGTGAGAAACTCGCAAAGACGCACCGCATCACCGTGGTCAACGCGGTGGACTATTTCCAGTTTGTGCCCTCCAATCCCTGGCTCGCGGTGGGCTGGCGTGAACGCGAGAACATCACCTTTCCGATCAAGCCCTACCTCGAGAAAAAGGGAATCGACTTTGTGGCGCAAGCGGTCACGCGCATTGATGCGGCCGGCAGCACGCTGGAGCTGCAGGACGGCAGCAGCCTCGCCTACGATTATCTGGTGATCACCACCGGTCCCAAGCTCTCATTTGACGAGGTGCCGGGCTCAGGTCCGGATGGCCACACGCATTCCATCTGCAACGTGGACCATGCCGGGCAGACCTGGACCGACTATCAAGCGTTCCTGAACAATCCCGGCCCGGTCATCGTCGGAGCCATGCCGGGTGCATCCTGTTTCGGGCCCGCCTATGAGTTCGCCTTTATTCTCAACCGGGATCTGCGGCGTCGCAAGCTGCGCAACAAGGTGCCCCTGACCTTTGTCACCAGCGAACCTTACATCGGTCACATGGGTCTGGGCGGTGTCGGCGATTCCAAATCGATGCTTGAGAGCGAATTTCGCAGCAACGACATCAAGTGGATCACCAATGCCAAAGTCACCAAAGTGGAAGCGGGCAAGATGTTCGTGACCGAAGTCGATGACAGCGGCAATGTGAAAAAGGAGCACGAGTTGCCGTTCAAGTTCAGCATGATGCTTCCGGCGTTCAAGGGGGTGGATCCGGTGGCGGCGGTGGAAGGGCTGTGCAACCCGCGCGGCTTCGTTCTGATAGACGAATTCCAGCGGAGCAGGAAATATACGAATATTTTTTCAGCCGGCGTGTGCGTGGCTATCCCGCCGGTGGAAGTCACCCCGGTGGCAACGGGTGCGCCCAAGACGGGCTACATGATCGAGACCATGGTCGGCGCCATCGTGCACAACATCTCAGCGGACCTGGCCGGCCAGCCCGCCACCACAAAAGCCAGCTGGAACGCCGTCTGCCTGGCCGACATGGGTGACACCGGTGCCGCCTTCGTGGCGCTGCCGCAGATTCCGCCGCGCAACGTCAACTGGTTCAAGAAGGGCAAGTGGGTGCACGTGGCCAAGATCGCCTTCGAGAAATATTTCTTGTACAAAATGAAGAATGGAAGCTCCGAGCCGATTTACGAAAAATACATGCTCAAGGCGCTTGGCATAGAGCGACTCGAGAAGTGACGAGCGCAGCCACGGCCAGATTTCATCCAGGATGGCCGCGTGCGCACGCGCTCAGCGGATGCGCGGCGGCGCCAGCAGCTGCTCGGGCGTGGTGAAGTAGGCGGCCGTCGCGCCGCGGCGTGCACGCGCCCGGGCCAGCTCGTGCCGCGCCACGCTGCGCAGGTGCACCTCGTCGGGCCCGTCCATCAGGTGCAGGGCACGGCCCCAAGTCCAGAAATACGCCAGCGGGGTGTCGGGCGACAGGCCCATGGCGCCGAACACCTGCATGGCACGGTCCACCACGCGGGTTTGCAGCCGCGCCGCCACCACCTTGATGCCGGCCACGTCGGCCCGGCTTTGCGCGCTCAGGTCCGCATGGGCGCCCTGGTCCAGCGCCCACGCGGCGCGCAGCACCAGCAGCCGCGCCTGGTCGATCTCCAGGCGCGACTCGGCGATCCACTCCTGCACGTTGGAAAAATCGGCCAGGTACTTGCCGAAGGCGCGGCGCTCGAGCGTGCGCTCGCAGGCCAGCGCCAGCGCGAGCTCGCACTGGCCGATGGTGCGCATGCAGTGGTGGATGCGGCCCGGCCCGAGCCGTGCCTGCGCCATCGCGAACCCCTCGCCTTCGGCTCCCAGCAGGTTCGCGGCCGGCACACGCACGTTCTGCAGCACGATTTCGCAATGCCCTTCGGGCGCGTGGTGCTGCATGATGGCAATGTTGCGCACCAGGCGCAGGCCGGGCGTGTCCATCGGCACCAGCACCAGGCTGTGCCGGCCGTGCTGTGGCACTTCGCCGCCGTCGCCGCCGCTCTCGCACATCACGATCAGCAGCCTGCAGTGCGGATGCGCGGCGCCGGTGATGAACCATTTGCGGCCATTGAGCACCAGCGCATCGCCATCATGGCGCAGCGTGGTCTGCAGGTTGGTCGGGTCGGACGAGGCCACGTCGGGCTCGGACATGGCGAAGGCCGAGCGCATCGTGCCGTGCAGCAGCGGGCCCAGCCATTGCGCACGCTGCGCCGGCGTGGCGAAGCGGTGCAGCAACTCGATGTTGCCGGTGTCGGGTGCGCTGCAGTTGAACACCTCGGAGGCCCATGGCAGGCGGCCCATGATCTCGGCCAGCGGCGCGTAGTCGAGGTTGCCCAGGCGTGTGCCGGGCTCGTCCTCGCGCAGTCCCGGCAGAAACAGGTTCCACAGCCCCTGCTCGCGCGCCAGTGTCTTCAGGTCTTCGAGAAACGGGGGCGGGTACAGCCCCTCGGCCACCGCTTGGTGCCAGGCGGCGTTGTAAGGCAGCACGTAGTGCGCCATGAAGTCTTCAAGACGCCGGCACAGGTCCTGGGCGCGCGGGGAAAGGTCGAAGTCCATGGGGCGTTGTCCTCTTACAGTCCGAGCGCGACAAACAGGCTGTCCATGCGCGCTGTCACATTCGCGTCCATGGCGATCGTGCGGCCCCACTCGCGCTGCGTTTCGCCGGGCCATTTGTTCGTGGCGTCGAGCCCCATCTTGCTGCCCAGGCCGCTGACGGGCGAGGCAAAGTCGAGGTAGTCGATGGGGGTGTTTTCAACCATCATGGTGTCGCGCACCGGGTCCATGCGGGTGGTGATGGCCCAGATCACTTCGCGCCAGTCGCGCACGTTGACGTCGTCATCGACCACGATGATGAACTTGGTGTACATGAACTGGCGCAGGTGGCTCCATACGCCCATCATCACGCGGCGGGCGTGGCCGGGGTAGGCCTTTCTGATTCGCACCACGGCCATGCGGTAACTGCAGCCTTCGGGCGGCAGATAAAAGTCGGTGATTTCCGGGAACTGGCGCTGCAGCAGCGGAATGAACAACTCGTTCAGCGCCATGCCCAGCACGGCCGGCTCATCGGGCGGCTTGCCAGTGTAGGTGGAGTGGTAAATCGGCTCGCGGCGCATGGTGATGCGGTCCACGGTGAACACCGGGAACTCGGCCTGCTCGTTGTAGTAGCCGGTGTGGTCGCCATACGGGCCTTCCAGCGCGTGCTGGTAGCCGCTGGCGTGAAGGGCGTCGGGGTAGATGTGGCCTTCGAGCACGATCTCTGCCGAGGCCGGCACGCGCAGCGGCACGCCCAGCGCTTTCACCACCTCGGTGCGGGCGCCGCGCAGCAGGCCGGCAAACTGGTATTCAGACAGGCTGTCGGGCACGGGCGTGACCGCGCCCAGGATGGTGGCCGGATCGGCGCCCAGCGCCACGGCGACCGGATAAGGCTGGCCGGGGTGCGCGGCGCAGTGATCGCGGAAATCCAGCGCGCCGCCGCGGTGCGCGAGCCAGCGCATGACGAGCTGGTTGCGTGAGAGGACTTGCTGGCGATAGATGCCCAGGTTTTGCCGCGCCTTGTGCGGTCCCTGCGTGATAACCAGGCCCCAGGTGATGAGCGGCGCGACGTCGCCGGGCCAGCAGTGCTGCACCGGCAGACGCGTCAAATCCACGTCCTGGCCTTCCCACACCACCTCCTGGCACGGTGCCGAACTACGCTCCCTGGGCGCCATGTGCCACAGGGTCTTGAGCAGGCGACCCAGACCGAGCATGTCCTTGAGGCCTTGCGGCGCCTCCGGCTCCCTGAGCGCCGCCAGTACATGGCCAAATACGCGCAGCTCGGCGAGGCTGCCCACGCCCATGGCGCGCGCCACCCGCGCCGGCGTGCCGAACAGGTTGCCCAGCACGGGCATGCTGTGGCCCGTGGGCTGCTCGAACAGCAGCGCCGGGCCGCCCGCGCGCAGCACGCGATCGCACAGCGCGGTCATCTCCAGGTAGGGCGAGACGGGCTCGGCGATGCGGCGCAGCTCGCCGCCCTGCTCCAGCTGGGCCATGAAGTCGCGCAGGTCACGGTAGGGCATGGCTGGTTTTACAAGCAAAAAGAGCCTGTAACGCTTGATGAATAAGCGCGAGCTGCTCTTTTTTTCATAGCAATCCGGGGATATCGGGGGCCGGCGCCGCCAGACCCTCCCAGCGCGGCGCGAGGTGGTGCGGAACGTCCAGCAGGTCGAGCACGCGCGCCACGCTGTGGTCCACGATCTCTGCCACGCTCGCAGGCCGCAGGTAGAACGCGGGCAGCGGCGGGCAGACGATGCCGCCCATCTCGGTCACGCTGACCATGTTGCGCAGATGGCCCAGGTGCAGCGGCGTCTCGCGCACCATGAGCACAAGGCGGCGGCGCTCTTTCAGCATCACGTCGGCGGCGCGTGTGAGCAGGTTGTCAGCCAGGCCGTGCGCCACCGCCGCCAGCGTGCGCATGGAGCATGGCGCCACCACCATGCCGGCACACTGAAACGAGCCGCTGGCAATGGCTGCACCCACGTTGCTCACGTCGTGCACCTGGTGTGCCAGCGCCTGCACGGCAGTGCGCTCCATGGCCAGTTCGTGCTGCAAGGTACGCCAGCCCGTCTCCGACACAACCAGATGCGATTCCACGCCCGGTGTGCGCTGCAGTACCTGCAGCAGGCGCACGCCATACACGGCACCGCTGGCGCCCGAGATGGCGATGATGAAGCGGCGCGGCAGCGACGCAGGACTCACCCATGACCCCTGCGTTGACCCACGACAGATGGCTCGCTGCGCCACGAAGGCGTCTTCGCATCTTGGGACGGCCCGGCAGTACTCATCGGGTCGCAGCGTCCGGCGCGCACGGGTCGTTGGCGGCTTGGGGTCCAGGCGGCAGGACGGCCGGGCTCGTATCCGCCGGGGCCGCAGCAGGCCGCGCGCCCAGTGGCGTCTGCTGCAGATCCTGCGTCACGCGCGCCAGCACGACGCGCGCCTGCCCGGGGTCGAAGTCTTCGTGCTGGCGCTTCTTGACGCCGTACTGCTGCAGCTGGTAGTGCCGGTCGGCGACGATGCCGTGGCGCGCCAGACTGCTCTTGACGCACACCAGCGGGCAGCCGTCCAGCGCAATGATCGGGCGCCCCGAACGCGCGGTTTTCACCAGCGCCTTGACGTCGCCACCGACGCCGGCGATGCACGACATTTCGGCGAGGCCCGTGCGGTCGAGCCGCACCGCCACATGGTTGGCCAGCTGCGCGGCGCTGGAGCAGCCGGAGCAGGAATACACCAGCGGACGGGGATCTTGTTCGCGATTCATGGCGAAGCTCCGGGGTGGGGTGCGCCGGAATGGAAGCCGCCGGCGGGCGGTGACTGGGACGAGCGGCCGGGCCGCAGCGCTGCCAGGCGCGCCAGCAACTGGCGCGGCGCCAGCTGCGCCAGGTCCAGCACGGGCAACTCCAGCGCGTCGAGTGTGTTCTTGACCACCAGCCCGAGCTCGGTGTCGCCTTCCATCGACAGGCGGCGGCTGAAAAACAGCGTGTCGGGGTCTTCCTGCCGCTGCGCCAGGCGTACGAAGTCGTGGGCACTGGCGCTGATGCACAGGTCGACGCTGTCCTGCGGCACGCGGGCGGCAAAGCCGCGCCCGTTCCAGGTGAAGTCAAAGGTCACGCGCGCATCACGCACATGAATGCGCAGGCGCTTGTGCAGCAGCCGCTCGCCCACATCCGGCGGCAACTGGCGCGCCAGGCCGGCATTGAGTGCCGCGACCAGTAGCACCGAGCCCGGATAGGGCGGCAGTCGCACCAGCACGGCACCGACCGGCCCGGGCAACAGGAAGGAAGACGGCTTGTTGTTCATGACACTCCGAAACGTCAGGCCACGTAGAACAGCACCGCGGCGAAGTGGCAGGCGCTGCCGCCCATCACGAACAGGTGCCACAGGCCGTGGCCATGCCGCAGCTTTTTGTCGGTCGCATAGAAAACGATGCCCACCGTGTAGCAGGCGCCGCCGGCCGCCAGCCAGGCGAAGCCATGGGGCGTCAGCGCTGCGAGCAGCGGCGAGATGGCGACCAGCGCAAGCCAGCCCATCAGCAGGTAAATGGCCAACGACGACACCCGCGCGCCCTTGGCCAGCCAGAATTCCTGCACGATGCCGAGCACGGCCAGGCCCCACTCCACGCCCAGCAGCGACCAGCCCCAGACGCCGCGCAGCGACACCAAGGCAAACGGCGTGTAGCTACCCGCAATCAAGAGGTAGATCGCACAGTGGTCAAGTTTGCGCAGCACGTTCTTGGCAGCGCCGCGCATACTGTGGTACAGCGTGGAGACCCCATACAGCACGATCAGCATGGCACCGTACACGCTGAAGCCGACAATCTTCCACGGGTCACCCAGGCGGGCGGCCAGCACCACCAGCAGCGCAGTGCCGAGTGCCGCCAGAGCCGCGCCGACCCCATGGCTGATGCTGTTGAACCTTTCGCCGTAGTACATGTGCTGTGGCCGTGTTTCAGGCCGTCGCCGGTTCGCCCGCGCTGGTGTGCTGCACCAGCCCCGGCAGGCCGTGCCAGTAGCCATTGCAGCCGGCGGCTGGCATGAGCGGCTGCAGCTGCGCGAGCGCCTCGTGTGGCGCCAGCGCATGCGTGCGTGCGGCGTGGAACACGTCGATCACCTCGCCCATGTGCTGCGACTGCGGGCTCAGGCGCACCACGTCCACACCAAGCGCGTGCATGTCGTCCAGCGCATCGACCAGGTTGTACACGCGCGCCGACTGTGTCTGCGTGCCGTTGAGCACGAGGAAGCCTTCCTTCTCGCGCGTGTTCAGCAGCAGGCCGTCGGGGTGGTCGATGCAGCTGAAGCGGCAGTCGTCCTTGGGCAGGTTGCGGTTGCGCGCCGTGAAGCAGCGCGCCGAATACGCCAGCGGCATGCGGCCGTAGGCAAACACCTCGGTTTGCAGGCCCGCCGGACGACCCGCCTGGATCACGGCCAGATCGTCCCGTTTCATCTCCAGCGGCATGACCCAGCGGCTGGCGCCCAGCGTGGCCATCCACTGCAGCGACGGCAGGTTGTACAGGTTCAGGTGCGGTCCGGCCACCCACGGCAGCTTGCCGGCCACAACATGCACGGCGCCCATGTCGTTGGCCTCGACAGCGCACAGGCCGTTGGCGGCAATCTTGTACAGCACGCTGACCTCCGAGCCCGATTCGATCAGCACCTGCGTGGACAACACCACCTCCTTGCCGGCGTCGATCAGCCGCGCGGCGATCTCCAGCCAGTCGGACAGCCGCAGC encodes:
- the ubiT gene encoding ubiquinone anaerobic biosynthesis accessory factor UbiT, yielding MNNKPSSFLLPGPVGAVLVRLPPYPGSVLLVAALNAGLARQLPPDVGERLLHKRLRIHVRDARVTFDFTWNGRGFAARVPQDSVDLCISASAHDFVRLAQRQEDPDTLFFSRRLSMEGDTELGLVVKNTLDALELPVLDLAQLAPRQLLARLAALRPGRSSQSPPAGGFHSGAPHPGASP
- the ubiD gene encoding 4-hydroxy-3-polyprenylbenzoate decarboxylase; this translates as MPYRDLRDFMAQLEQGGELRRIAEPVSPYLEMTALCDRVLRAGGPALLFEQPTGHSMPVLGNLFGTPARVARAMGVGSLAELRVFGHVLAALREPEAPQGLKDMLGLGRLLKTLWHMAPRERSSAPCQEVVWEGQDVDLTRLPVQHCWPGDVAPLITWGLVITQGPHKARQNLGIYRQQVLSRNQLVMRWLAHRGGALDFRDHCAAHPGQPYPVAVALGADPATILGAVTPVPDSLSEYQFAGLLRGARTEVVKALGVPLRVPASAEIVLEGHIYPDALHASGYQHALEGPYGDHTGYYNEQAEFPVFTVDRITMRREPIYHSTYTGKPPDEPAVLGMALNELFIPLLQRQFPEITDFYLPPEGCSYRMAVVRIRKAYPGHARRVMMGVWSHLRQFMYTKFIIVVDDDVNVRDWREVIWAITTRMDPVRDTMMVENTPIDYLDFASPVSGLGSKMGLDATNKWPGETQREWGRTIAMDANVTARMDSLFVALGL
- the trhA gene encoding PAQR family membrane homeostasis protein TrhA, yielding MYYGERFNSISHGVGAALAALGTALLVVLAARLGDPWKIVGFSVYGAMLIVLYGVSTLYHSMRGAAKNVLRKLDHCAIYLLIAGSYTPFALVSLRGVWGWSLLGVEWGLAVLGIVQEFWLAKGARVSSLAIYLLMGWLALVAISPLLAALTPHGFAWLAAGGACYTVGIVFYATDKKLRHGHGLWHLFVMGGSACHFAAVLFYVA
- the ubiV gene encoding ubiquinone anaerobic biosynthesis protein UbiV, with the protein product MKLSLGPLQYYWPHASVMRFYEAIAATPVDIVYLGETVCSRRHELRLSDWLEIAARLIDAGKEVVLSTQVLIESGSEVSVLYKIAANGLCAVEANDMGAVHVVAGKLPWVAGPHLNLYNLPSLQWMATLGASRWVMPLEMKRDDLAVIQAGRPAGLQTEVFAYGRMPLAYSARCFTARNRNLPKDDCRFSCIDHPDGLLLNTREKEGFLVLNGTQTQSARVYNLVDALDDMHALGVDVVRLSPQSQHMGEVIDVFHAARTHALAPHEALAQLQPLMPAAGCNGYWHGLPGLVQHTSAGEPATA
- a CDS encoding acyl-CoA dehydrogenase family protein; the protein is MDFDLSPRAQDLCRRLEDFMAHYVLPYNAAWHQAVAEGLYPPPFLEDLKTLAREQGLWNLFLPGLREDEPGTRLGNLDYAPLAEIMGRLPWASEVFNCSAPDTGNIELLHRFATPAQRAQWLGPLLHGTMRSAFAMSEPDVASSDPTNLQTTLRHDGDALVLNGRKWFITGAAHPHCRLLIVMCESGGDGGEVPQHGRHSLVLVPMDTPGLRLVRNIAIMQHHAPEGHCEIVLQNVRVPAANLLGAEGEGFAMAQARLGPGRIHHCMRTIGQCELALALACERTLERRAFGKYLADFSNVQEWIAESRLEIDQARLLVLRAAWALDQGAHADLSAQSRADVAGIKVVAARLQTRVVDRAMQVFGAMGLSPDTPLAYFWTWGRALHLMDGPDEVHLRSVARHELARARARRGATAAYFTTPEQLLAPPRIR
- a CDS encoding putative zinc-binding protein, with translation MNREQDPRPLVYSCSGCSSAAQLANHVAVRLDRTGLAEMSCIAGVGGDVKALVKTARSGRPIIALDGCPLVCVKSSLARHGIVADRHYQLQQYGVKKRQHEDFDPGQARVVLARVTQDLQQTPLGARPAAAPADTSPAVLPPGPQAANDPCAPDAATR
- a CDS encoding UbiX family flavin prenyltransferase — encoded protein: MSPASLPRRFIIAISGASGAVYGVRLLQVLQRTPGVESHLVVSETGWRTLQHELAMERTAVQALAHQVHDVSNVGAAIASGSFQCAGMVVAPCSMRTLAAVAHGLADNLLTRAADVMLKERRRLVLMVRETPLHLGHLRNMVSVTEMGGIVCPPLPAFYLRPASVAEIVDHSVARVLDLLDVPHHLAPRWEGLAAPAPDIPGLL